Proteins encoded together in one Exiguobacterium sp. BMC-KP window:
- a CDS encoding ABC transporter ATP-binding protein, translating into MIRLEHVTKEFAPGRGIFDVSFTVEPGTIFGFIGPNGSGKSTTLRHLMGLMAADDGKATIGGFDCWTQSKEVKQLVGYLPGEISLPGDMTGADMLDLMQRLHGSDPARRQLLLKRFPFETKTKIRKMSKGMKQKLALVGCFMKDAPVYLLDEPTSGLDPLMQERFLEWIEQEKQAGKAILMSSHHFPEMEKSCDRAALIKAGRIIVESDIHELVRSSRKTYTIVFRTEVEAAQFAMQIGTESKRTEVSFQTDETLSLNQAIAYLTQYDVQLIRPSADDLEQVFLHYYGEEESS; encoded by the coding sequence ATGATTCGCTTGGAGCATGTCACGAAAGAGTTTGCACCGGGGCGTGGAATATTCGATGTCAGTTTTACGGTTGAGCCGGGAACAATCTTTGGTTTCATTGGACCAAACGGATCCGGAAAATCAACGACGCTCCGACATTTGATGGGATTGATGGCTGCGGATGATGGAAAGGCGACGATTGGCGGCTTTGATTGCTGGACACAAAGTAAAGAAGTGAAGCAGTTGGTCGGTTACTTGCCGGGCGAGATTAGTTTACCTGGAGATATGACGGGAGCAGACATGCTGGATTTGATGCAACGGTTGCATGGCAGTGATCCGGCACGACGACAACTGTTGTTGAAACGATTTCCGTTTGAGACGAAGACGAAAATCCGTAAGATGTCAAAAGGGATGAAACAAAAACTGGCACTCGTCGGTTGTTTCATGAAGGATGCACCAGTTTATCTACTCGATGAGCCGACCAGTGGACTCGATCCTTTGATGCAAGAGCGTTTTTTAGAGTGGATCGAACAGGAGAAGCAAGCGGGAAAAGCGATTTTGATGAGTTCGCATCACTTTCCGGAGATGGAAAAGTCTTGCGATCGAGCGGCTTTAATCAAAGCGGGTCGTATCATCGTCGAATCGGATATCCATGAGTTGGTTCGATCGAGTCGCAAGACGTACACAATCGTCTTCCGAACTGAGGTGGAGGCGGCACAGTTCGCGATGCAGATCGGTACGGAATCGAAGCGAACAGAAGTCAGTTTTCAAACGGACGAGACGCTGAGCTTAAATCAGGCGATTGCTTACCTAACCCAATATGATGTACAACTGATCCGTCCGTCAGCAGATGATTTAGAACAGGTCTTTTTGCATTATTACGGAGAGGAGGAGTCATCGTGA
- a CDS encoding YczE/YyaS/YitT family protein has translation MTRHRASWLLRATLKWGLFLLGLFLLALGSSMMITAELGVSTWDVLHLGLQKKTPLSVGTIILLVGLLLVFVKYALDRVTPQIGTLVNAIFVGVFMNLVLGSHLLPSFESIWLNTLWLVFGIFIIGMGAGLYVAVGYGAGPRDGLTLTLAERFGTSIRLMRTIMEVTACGIGWLLGGPVFFGTILSIFLIGPFLQFWLFYFRRIIAAIDAKGLPASERQIS, from the coding sequence ATGACGCGTCATCGTGCTTCCTGGTTGTTACGCGCTACGTTAAAGTGGGGACTCTTCCTCCTCGGTTTATTTTTACTCGCTCTTGGCTCATCGATGATGATTACAGCGGAACTCGGTGTCTCGACGTGGGATGTGTTACATCTTGGTCTTCAAAAGAAAACACCGCTGTCCGTCGGAACGATTATCTTACTCGTTGGTCTCTTACTCGTGTTCGTTAAGTACGCATTAGACCGCGTCACGCCGCAAATCGGTACACTTGTTAACGCGATTTTCGTCGGCGTCTTTATGAATCTTGTGCTTGGTTCTCATCTCTTACCGTCTTTTGAGTCTATTTGGTTGAATACACTCTGGCTCGTTTTCGGAATCTTCATTATCGGTATGGGCGCCGGTCTATACGTCGCCGTCGGTTACGGAGCTGGTCCACGTGATGGACTGACGCTGACACTCGCAGAGCGCTTCGGAACCTCGATTCGCCTGATGCGAACGATCATGGAAGTCACAGCATGCGGCATCGGTTGGTTACTCGGTGGTCCTGTTTTCTTTGGAACGATCCTCTCGATTTTCTTGATCGGACCGTTTCTCCAATTTTGGTTATTTTATTTCCGTCGTATTATCGCTGCGATTGACGCAAAAGGACTTCCGGCGTCTGAACGCCAAATTAGCTAA
- a CDS encoding NAD(P)/FAD-dependent oxidoreductase, translating into MYDVTIIGAGVAGIFLAHQLVEHGQRVLLLDAGKPIRERTAEDAYLGFAGLGKSEGKFNYATGFGGELVSKIGVETTQQLFREVDDLLCTYGADTIESYSTHSPTVASRARRAGLHTVETTVRHLGTARTATVFTAFEDALLPRLDARFEATIEQITKSEQFTIKTTNETFVSQRIVFATGRSGADFTLHQLATLGVTPQRTRLDLGVRIETEEVLFRTLLQDTFETKLGYDSPHGQAVTYCMNPRGRIIRKYQEGLVMPDGQNVHETADGSTNLNFTLFLPRYFSTLAKANAYATRVIGKINQGQDRIVVQRLGDFRKLQATTMEQLTRNEIIPSLSASPGDLHAEVPVEDCLVLEGFLERLERLLETELPADTLLYGLDGKFYAPMLETSETFETTCPGVYAIGDCSGATHSLAQAAASGLHLGHALTQKSRSLFA; encoded by the coding sequence ATGTATGATGTCACGATTATCGGAGCTGGTGTAGCGGGAATTTTTCTTGCTCATCAGCTCGTTGAACATGGACAGCGTGTCTTATTGCTCGATGCCGGAAAACCGATTCGTGAACGAACGGCAGAAGATGCGTATCTTGGATTCGCTGGGCTCGGAAAATCAGAAGGGAAATTCAATTATGCAACGGGATTCGGTGGAGAGCTCGTCTCAAAAATCGGCGTAGAAACGACGCAACAACTATTCCGAGAAGTCGATGACCTCTTATGTACATATGGTGCAGATACAATCGAAAGCTATTCCACTCACTCGCCTACTGTAGCGTCTCGTGCCCGTCGTGCCGGTCTCCACACAGTCGAAACAACGGTACGTCATTTAGGCACAGCACGGACTGCTACCGTCTTTACAGCGTTTGAGGATGCCTTACTACCGCGACTCGATGCTCGCTTCGAAGCGACAATCGAGCAGATCACGAAGTCCGAGCAGTTTACAATCAAAACAACGAACGAGACATTCGTCAGTCAACGGATCGTGTTCGCGACAGGTCGTTCCGGTGCAGACTTTACACTGCACCAGTTAGCTACGCTTGGTGTCACGCCACAGCGAACTCGACTTGATCTCGGTGTGCGGATTGAAACAGAGGAAGTCCTCTTTCGAACGTTGCTACAGGACACGTTCGAGACGAAGCTCGGCTACGACTCTCCTCATGGTCAAGCCGTCACTTATTGCATGAATCCGCGTGGACGGATCATTCGAAAATATCAAGAAGGCCTCGTCATGCCGGACGGTCAAAACGTCCACGAGACAGCAGACGGATCGACGAATCTGAACTTTACACTGTTTCTCCCACGTTATTTTTCGACACTAGCGAAAGCCAATGCGTATGCGACGCGTGTCATCGGCAAGATCAACCAAGGACAGGATCGCATCGTCGTCCAACGACTCGGTGATTTTCGAAAATTACAAGCGACGACAATGGAGCAATTGACTCGTAACGAAATCATTCCTTCTCTAAGTGCTTCCCCGGGAGATTTACACGCGGAAGTTCCTGTAGAAGATTGTCTCGTCTTAGAAGGTTTTTTAGAACGCCTCGAACGACTTCTTGAGACGGAACTCCCTGCAGATACGTTACTTTACGGACTAGATGGTAAGTTTTACGCACCGATGCTTGAAACGTCCGAAACGTTTGAGACGACGTGTCCCGGTGTCTATGCAATCGGTGATTGTTCCGGTGCAACACACTCTCTTGCTCAGGCAGCCGCTAGCGGACTCCATCTTGGACATGCCTTGACACAAAAAAGCCGGTCCCTCTTCGCCTAA
- a CDS encoding DUF817 domain-containing protein, translating into MKAIRHLIRFTYIEAVCCVFPVMIFAALALSRYLPTEPIARYDLLLLWCVLVQIALLVSRYETKEEFKLILLFHVIGLALELFKVNVGSWSYPEDALTKVAGVPLYAGFMYASVASYVCQAFRRFHLRFTAFPPTWLAISVGSLVYLNFFTHHWIFDARWLLMILVVLVFYRSWVHFTIEQTVYRMPLVLSFLLIAFFIWIAENIVTFFKGWVYPHQEGGWAVVDLGKLSSWFLLVIITVLIVIVAKYKHQDPAVEINHRT; encoded by the coding sequence ATGAAAGCGATCCGACATCTGATTCGTTTTACATATATAGAAGCCGTCTGTTGTGTCTTTCCCGTGATGATTTTCGCGGCGCTCGCTCTTTCGCGTTATCTACCGACTGAACCGATCGCGCGATACGATCTCTTATTGCTATGGTGTGTTCTCGTTCAAATCGCATTACTTGTCAGTCGCTATGAAACAAAGGAAGAATTCAAACTGATCTTATTGTTTCACGTTATCGGTCTAGCACTTGAACTATTCAAGGTGAACGTTGGTTCATGGAGTTATCCGGAAGACGCTTTGACAAAAGTGGCGGGTGTTCCACTGTATGCAGGGTTCATGTACGCAAGCGTCGCAAGTTATGTTTGTCAGGCGTTCAGGCGATTTCATTTACGATTCACTGCATTTCCTCCCACGTGGCTTGCGATTAGTGTCGGGAGTCTCGTCTATTTAAACTTCTTCACCCATCACTGGATTTTCGATGCGAGGTGGCTATTGATGATTCTTGTCGTCCTCGTTTTCTATAGGTCATGGGTTCATTTTACGATCGAGCAGACGGTTTACCGGATGCCGCTTGTCCTGTCCTTTTTGCTGATCGCGTTTTTTATTTGGATCGCGGAGAATATCGTGACGTTCTTTAAAGGATGGGTCTATCCTCATCAAGAAGGAGGCTGGGCAGTCGTTGATCTTGGCAAATTGTCTTCTTGGTTTTTACTTGTCATCATCACCGTTCTGATCGTCATCGTCGCGAAATACAAGCATCAGGATCCGGCTGTGGAAATCAATCACCGCACCTAG
- a CDS encoding DEAD/DEAH box helicase: MTRTRFNDFNLSAPILDSIEQLGYTTPTEVQQSVIPVVLSGKDVIVKSRTGSGKTASFAIPLCELVEWEENKPQVLVLTPTRELALQVKEDIMNIGRYKRIKATAVFGKQPFRGQVTELKQKTHIVVGTPGRVRDHIERGTLSLEKVRYVVLDEADEMLNMGFLDQVDAILSELPKERMTLLFSATFPEDIEQLSDRYMEAPKRIEAGETVVSTITHSYIPVTDKTKFAILKDVLVAENPDRCMIFCRTKEHVDFVANGLRAHDYPVEAIHGGMEQDDRLDAMKAFRAGKFRILVATDVAARGIDIENITHVIQYDLPVERESYVHRTGRTGRAGATGQAISLVTPADERRLKEIEQYHGKLTRRQAPTEKDLMRTADAFEEKMATEDTRSSKTEQLDADIMKLFFNGGKKKKLRAVDFVGTIAKIEGVTADDIGIISIQDTLTYVDILNGKGPLVLRAMKTTKVKGKQLKVYEAFKK, encoded by the coding sequence ATGACACGTACACGATTCAATGATTTTAACTTAAGCGCACCGATTCTCGATTCAATCGAGCAACTCGGTTATACGACACCAACCGAAGTTCAGCAATCCGTCATTCCAGTCGTATTGTCTGGAAAAGACGTCATCGTCAAATCACGGACAGGGAGCGGGAAAACGGCATCGTTTGCGATTCCGCTGTGTGAACTCGTCGAGTGGGAAGAAAATAAACCACAAGTTTTAGTCTTAACACCAACACGTGAGCTTGCTTTGCAGGTCAAAGAAGATATTATGAACATCGGACGCTATAAGCGGATCAAAGCGACTGCTGTCTTCGGAAAACAACCGTTCCGCGGACAAGTGACAGAGCTCAAACAAAAGACACACATCGTCGTTGGCACACCAGGACGCGTACGCGATCATATCGAGCGGGGCACGTTATCACTTGAGAAAGTGCGTTACGTCGTTTTAGATGAAGCGGACGAAATGCTGAACATGGGCTTCCTCGATCAAGTCGACGCCATCTTGTCCGAGTTACCGAAGGAACGGATGACACTATTGTTCTCTGCGACTTTCCCAGAAGACATCGAACAGTTGAGTGACCGTTACATGGAGGCACCAAAACGAATCGAAGCAGGTGAGACGGTCGTCTCAACGATCACGCATAGCTATATTCCGGTGACGGATAAGACGAAGTTCGCCATTTTAAAAGATGTCCTCGTCGCTGAAAATCCGGATCGTTGCATGATTTTCTGTCGGACGAAAGAACATGTCGATTTCGTCGCGAATGGCTTGCGCGCACATGACTATCCGGTTGAAGCGATTCACGGTGGAATGGAACAAGATGACCGACTCGATGCGATGAAAGCGTTCCGTGCCGGTAAGTTCCGGATTCTTGTTGCAACAGACGTCGCGGCACGCGGAATCGATATCGAGAACATCACACACGTCATCCAGTACGATCTCCCTGTCGAACGGGAAAGCTACGTTCACCGAACAGGTCGGACAGGTCGTGCGGGAGCTACTGGACAAGCAATTAGTCTTGTCACACCAGCAGACGAACGTCGCCTGAAGGAAATCGAGCAATATCACGGGAAGCTGACACGTCGACAAGCACCGACGGAAAAGGACTTGATGCGGACAGCGGATGCGTTCGAGGAGAAGATGGCGACGGAAGATACGCGTTCATCGAAAACGGAACAGCTCGATGCCGACATCATGAAGTTGTTCTTTAATGGTGGGAAGAAGAAGAAACTCCGTGCCGTCGACTTCGTTGGAACGATCGCGAAGATTGAAGGCGTCACAGCAGACGACATCGGAATCATCTCGATTCAGGATACGTTGACGTATGTCGATATCCTGAACGGGAAAGGTCCGCTTGTCTTACGAGCAATGAAGACGACGAAGGTCAAAGGGAAACAATTGAAAGTGTACGAAGCATTCAAGAAATAA
- a CDS encoding nitroreductase family protein yields MTTQTTTDFMEIVKGRRSIRNYDTNVKISKEEMTQILEEATLAPSSVNMQPWRFLVIDSEEGKATLAPLAKFNQVQVETSSAVIAVFGDMNAVDSIETIYDMAVEKGLMPQEVRDRQVPAIKGFYRPEDVETLRDSILIDSGLVSMQLMLVARAHGYDTNPIGGYEKDQIAEAFGLEKERYLPVMLLSIGKAVDAGYPSVRLPIADITEWK; encoded by the coding sequence ATGACTACTCAAACAACTACGGACTTCATGGAAATCGTCAAAGGACGTCGCTCGATCCGTAACTACGATACAAACGTAAAAATTTCAAAAGAAGAAATGACACAAATCCTTGAAGAAGCAACACTTGCTCCATCTTCAGTTAACATGCAACCATGGCGTTTCCTTGTCATCGATAGCGAAGAAGGCAAAGCAACACTTGCACCACTCGCGAAATTCAACCAAGTCCAAGTCGAGACATCTTCTGCTGTCATCGCTGTCTTCGGTGACATGAACGCGGTCGATAGCATCGAGACAATTTACGATATGGCTGTTGAAAAAGGTCTTATGCCACAAGAAGTACGCGATCGCCAAGTACCAGCAATCAAAGGTTTCTACCGTCCAGAAGACGTTGAAACATTACGTGATAGCATTTTGATTGATTCAGGTCTTGTTTCAATGCAATTGATGCTCGTGGCTCGTGCACATGGTTATGATACAAACCCAATCGGTGGTTACGAAAAAGACCAAATTGCAGAAGCATTCGGTCTTGAAAAAGAGCGTTACCTCCCAGTCATGTTGCTTTCAATCGGTAAAGCAGTTGACGCAGGATACCCATCTGTTCGTCTACCAATCGCTGACATCACAGAATGGAAATAA
- the rlmN gene encoding 23S rRNA (adenine(2503)-C(2))-methyltransferase RlmN, giving the protein MNKPSIYGLTLEQMTEWLSNQGHKPFRAKQVWDWLYRKRVTTFAEMTNVNKDCLELLDQSFTIDSMTEAVKQESADGTIKFLFKLYDGNLIETVLMRHKYGLSVCVTTQVGCNIGCSFCASGLIKKSRDLSAGEIVEQIMNVQHHLDAVGNEERVSHVVVMGIGEPFDNFDNMVDFLNVIKDHNGLAIGARHITVSTSGLADKIYKFADLKLQVNLAISLHAPNNELRTQIMKINRAIPLEKLMPAIDYYVQTTNRKITIEYILLRGVNDQKEHAVELAKLFEDKRHLTYVNLIPYNPVDEHGQYQRSTSEDITTFYDTLKKNGLNCGVRLEHGTDIDAACGQLRSKQIKKDKVASK; this is encoded by the coding sequence ATGAATAAACCATCCATTTATGGATTAACGCTTGAGCAGATGACAGAATGGTTATCGAATCAAGGGCACAAACCATTCCGTGCCAAACAAGTATGGGATTGGCTCTACCGTAAACGTGTCACGACTTTCGCGGAAATGACGAATGTCAACAAGGATTGCCTTGAGTTGTTAGATCAGAGTTTTACGATTGACTCGATGACAGAAGCGGTCAAGCAAGAATCAGCAGACGGAACAATCAAGTTCCTCTTCAAATTATATGATGGCAACTTGATCGAAACGGTTTTGATGCGTCATAAATACGGTCTTTCTGTCTGTGTTACGACACAGGTTGGCTGTAACATTGGCTGTAGCTTCTGTGCAAGTGGTCTCATCAAGAAGAGCCGCGACTTGTCGGCAGGCGAAATCGTTGAACAGATCATGAACGTTCAACATCACCTCGATGCAGTCGGTAACGAAGAACGTGTCAGCCACGTCGTCGTCATGGGTATCGGTGAACCGTTCGATAACTTCGACAACATGGTCGACTTCTTGAACGTCATCAAAGATCACAATGGTCTTGCGATCGGTGCACGTCACATCACGGTTTCAACAAGTGGTTTGGCAGACAAGATTTACAAGTTTGCTGACTTGAAACTCCAAGTCAACTTAGCAATCTCGCTTCACGCACCAAACAACGAATTGCGTACGCAAATCATGAAAATCAACCGGGCGATCCCGCTTGAGAAATTGATGCCAGCGATCGATTATTACGTTCAAACGACGAACCGTAAAATCACGATCGAGTACATCTTGCTCCGTGGCGTCAACGACCAAAAAGAACACGCGGTCGAACTTGCGAAATTGTTCGAAGACAAACGTCACCTGACGTATGTCAACTTGATTCCGTACAACCCAGTTGATGAGCACGGTCAATATCAACGCAGTACGTCTGAAGACATCACGACGTTCTACGATACGTTGAAAAAGAACGGCTTGAACTGTGGTGTTCGTCTTGAACACGGAACAGACATTGATGCTGCGTGTGGTCAATTACGTAGTAAGCAAATCAAAAAAGATAAAGTAGCATCCAAATAA
- a CDS encoding MarR family winged helix-turn-helix transcriptional regulator has protein sequence MSISCNEKGRLIYALVSVNKTIAQKFDLCTDGFSQTRMDLLAQLQVDQTISQKELQKRVNVDHAAVTRHLKHLESTGMIARERSAADNRVILVSLTEQGATRIARLREQKDEFLENLLEGFSAQEQRTLAEMIQRIEANADTLPKLKEESI, from the coding sequence TTGAGTATTTCCTGCAACGAAAAAGGACGTTTGATTTATGCACTCGTCTCCGTCAATAAGACGATTGCCCAAAAATTCGATCTCTGTACGGACGGATTCAGTCAGACTCGAATGGATTTGCTCGCTCAACTGCAAGTCGATCAAACGATCAGCCAAAAAGAATTACAAAAACGCGTTAATGTCGATCATGCGGCAGTGACCCGTCACCTGAAGCACCTGGAATCGACCGGGATGATTGCGCGCGAGCGTTCAGCCGCTGACAATCGGGTGATTCTTGTTTCTTTAACGGAACAAGGAGCGACGCGCATCGCACGATTACGCGAACAAAAAGATGAGTTCCTCGAGAATTTACTCGAAGGATTCTCTGCTCAAGAACAACGGACGTTAGCTGAGATGATTCAACGCATCGAAGCGAACGCTGATACATTACCTAAACTAAAAGAGGAGTCGATTTAA
- a CDS encoding nitroreductase family protein translates to MATQTTTNFMEIVKGRRSIRNYDTDVKISKEEMTQILEEATLAPSSVNMQPWRFLVIDSEEGKATLAPLAKFNQVQVETSSAVIAVFGDMNAVDQLENIYDTAVEKGLMPQEVRDRQVPAIQGMYSSVSANDLKDSILIDSGLVSMQLMLVARAHGYDTNPIGGYEKDQIAEAFGLEKERYVPVMLLSIGKAVDAGYPSVRLPIADIADWK, encoded by the coding sequence ATGGCAACGCAAACTACAACAAATTTCATGGAAATCGTCAAAGGACGCCGTTCAATCCGTAACTACGATACAGACGTGAAAATCTCAAAAGAAGAAATGACACAAATCCTTGAAGAAGCAACGCTTGCACCTTCTTCCGTCAACATGCAACCATGGCGTTTCCTCGTCATCGATAGCGAAGAAGGCAAAGCAACACTTGCACCACTCGCGAAATTCAACCAAGTTCAAGTCGAGACATCTTCTGCTGTCATCGCTGTCTTCGGTGATATGAACGCCGTTGATCAACTTGAGAACATCTACGATACAGCTGTTGAAAAAGGTCTTATGCCACAAGAAGTACGCGATCGCCAAGTACCAGCAATTCAAGGGATGTACAGCAGCGTATCAGCGAACGATTTGAAAGACAGCATCTTGATTGACTCAGGTCTCGTTTCAATGCAATTAATGCTCGTCGCTCGTGCACATGGTTATGATACAAACCCAATCGGTGGTTACGAAAAAGATCAAATCGCTGAAGCATTCGGTCTTGAAAAAGAGCGTTACGTACCGGTTATGTTGCTATCGATTGGTAAAGCAGTTGATGCAGGATACCCATCTGTTCGTCTGCCAATCGCTGACATCGCAGACTGGAAATAA
- a CDS encoding DUF2325 domain-containing protein, with amino-acid sequence MMQQVMERATELVQMKLAVVERYEDWQLWLDEVNGIDEWVKMSAYYAPRHVQETTFVDEVVEVMPEQTIEVPSQTSIEPVRKLRYAYTFQRGLKGGSLLEWSGSHISERDVRDWNLEHGMEVRVRVERQDDQKTVCRIEAVVSTERMKENPERVVFEQAIVKVHGIVEETVNGPLQDEAGKPFYYVVPVEDMRYFRLEAGQLVDLVMWRGRKESLTIVWKHQFTYEKPVVNEPSDRPIKLEQLVEKVTVTAKKSDRYARKMKRQTAPKPKKAQRRIRVQKERKIEPIVTTAVPGQLMDFVDKTPLDFTRFTGMRLVIVGNEQQTAVYREFFAPTGIELIHLAGDAQSAKKIACLAKKTDAIVVVTSRVSHAASAHVIAQAKKHSIPFAMERLDGRRSLYTACERQLERAWLKQQKDGKLLKKE; translated from the coding sequence ATGATGCAACAGGTGATGGAACGTGCAACTGAATTGGTTCAAATGAAGTTAGCAGTCGTCGAACGATACGAAGACTGGCAACTTTGGCTCGACGAAGTGAACGGAATCGATGAGTGGGTCAAGATGTCAGCTTATTATGCACCACGCCACGTACAGGAAACAACGTTCGTCGACGAAGTGGTAGAGGTAATGCCAGAGCAAACTATCGAAGTGCCGTCACAAACATCTATCGAACCTGTACGAAAGCTGCGTTATGCTTACACGTTTCAGCGAGGGTTAAAAGGTGGCTCTTTACTAGAATGGTCCGGTAGTCATATTTCAGAACGAGACGTGCGTGACTGGAATCTCGAGCATGGCATGGAGGTCCGTGTCCGTGTCGAGCGTCAGGATGACCAGAAAACGGTGTGTCGCATCGAAGCTGTCGTCTCAACGGAACGGATGAAAGAGAACCCGGAACGTGTCGTGTTTGAACAAGCGATCGTCAAAGTACACGGCATTGTTGAAGAGACGGTTAACGGTCCGCTACAAGATGAAGCAGGAAAACCGTTCTACTATGTCGTACCGGTAGAGGACATGCGCTATTTTCGACTAGAAGCAGGACAACTCGTCGATCTCGTCATGTGGCGGGGACGAAAAGAGAGCTTGACGATTGTCTGGAAGCATCAGTTTACCTACGAAAAACCGGTTGTCAACGAACCATCAGATCGCCCGATAAAATTAGAACAACTAGTAGAGAAGGTAACTGTTACAGCGAAAAAATCGGACCGGTATGCACGAAAAATGAAACGGCAAACGGCTCCAAAACCTAAAAAAGCGCAGCGTCGCATTCGTGTTCAAAAAGAGCGAAAGATTGAACCAATCGTGACGACAGCTGTACCTGGACAATTGATGGATTTCGTCGATAAGACACCACTTGATTTCACGCGCTTCACAGGTATGCGCCTCGTCATCGTTGGAAACGAACAACAAACAGCTGTCTATCGTGAGTTCTTTGCGCCAACTGGAATTGAATTGATTCATCTCGCAGGAGACGCACAATCCGCGAAAAAGATTGCCTGTCTCGCCAAAAAGACGGATGCGATCGTCGTCGTGACGAGCCGTGTCTCTCATGCAGCGAGTGCGCATGTCATCGCACAGGCGAAAAAACATAGTATTCCGTTCGCGATGGAACGCCTCGATGGTCGTCGTTCATTATATACAGCGTGTGAGCGACAACTTGAGCGTGCTTGGCTCAAACAGCAAAAAGACGGGAAATTATTGAAAAAAGAGTGA
- a CDS encoding ABC transporter permease subunit produces the protein MILLIRSLFKQVRKPVLAYAIGTSLYLLMLALLYPSMMKTGLLEAKLEALPPEVLKAFQYDKVTGFDNVLDLLGGNYYGLIFQVIVSLFLLSLAARLVARPIDNGELIVYLAAPITRHAYTLAVAVVMGIASTLLVGLNGLVLMVADWWMTGISIDDVILWRIQVNALFLLFAMGAFTLFIATLFDEERRAFSLAGSVLVLSIVLTILSELSDKTEWLRYLSVFSLFNTTQLLEGTDHFLIHSVSLLVLCLVFLTGAFVQFGRRSLSI, from the coding sequence GTGATATTGTTGATCCGTTCGTTGTTCAAGCAAGTCAGAAAGCCCGTGCTTGCTTATGCGATTGGAACGAGTCTCTACTTATTGATGCTTGCGCTACTTTATCCATCGATGATGAAGACGGGTTTATTAGAAGCAAAACTGGAAGCATTACCCCCCGAGGTCTTGAAAGCTTTCCAGTACGATAAGGTGACAGGGTTTGATAACGTGCTGGATCTACTCGGCGGCAACTATTACGGACTGATCTTCCAAGTCATTGTGAGTCTCTTCCTGCTCTCATTAGCGGCACGCTTGGTTGCCCGACCAATTGATAATGGGGAACTGATCGTTTATCTCGCAGCACCTATAACGCGACATGCATACACACTGGCTGTTGCTGTCGTCATGGGCATCGCTAGTACGCTTCTCGTAGGACTAAACGGACTTGTACTGATGGTTGCTGACTGGTGGATGACCGGTATTTCAATCGATGATGTCATCTTATGGCGGATTCAAGTCAATGCTCTCTTTTTACTCTTTGCGATGGGTGCCTTTACGTTATTCATTGCGACGTTATTCGACGAAGAACGACGTGCTTTTTCACTTGCAGGTAGTGTATTAGTCCTCTCTATCGTTTTGACAATCCTATCCGAATTGAGTGACAAGACAGAGTGGCTCCGTTATCTATCCGTCTTCTCCTTATTTAATACGACGCAGTTATTAGAAGGAACGGACCATTTTCTTATCCACTCGGTTTCCTTACTCGTCCTTTGTCTTGTTTTCTTGACGGGAGCGTTCGTTCAATTTGGACGTCGTAGTCTATCGATTTGA